The Sporomusaceae bacterium genomic sequence AATCTGATTGTTCTTTCTTACGCCGAGTTGGACCCGAAGATCGAAGTACAAGCCGTTGGGATGGTGAGAATTTAAGTGAAGGTCAAGGTTTTTACCGCCAGCAATATACAGGACGCCATGGCCCAGGTGAAGGGCGACCTTGGGCGGGACGCCGTTATCCTTCATACGCGCCGTTTCCGTCGCGGCGGTTTCCTCGGCTTCTTCGGCAGGGAGATGGTGGAGGTGATGGCCGCGCTCGATACGCCGCCGCCGGCCCCCGCTCCGGAACGCAAGGCGCCCGCCCAGCCGGCGGTTGTGCTGCAGCGGCCGAGCGATGACGACGCCAAGGTGACCGCTCTCCAACTGGAGATTTCCAATATGCGCAAGCTGATCGAGCAGGTGCTGGCCAAACTGCCGCGCCAGGAGAAGCACCATCACCCTTTGTACGATCTGCTGGTGAAGAACGATATCGACGCGGCGATCGCCGAGAATCTCGTTCAGGGTCTGCCTGACGAGGGACCGCTTACGGGCAACAATCCGGCGTTCGTTCGCCAGTTGCTGCTGGAGCGGCTGACGAATCACTTGCAGCGGGTGGAGGGCATCGTAGTTCCCGAGTCCGGCTGCAAAGTAGTGGCTTTTATTGGCCCCACGGGGGTCGGCAAAACGACGACGATCGCGAAGCTGGCCGCCAATTTTGCTTTCGGTCAGGGCCTCAAGGTGGCGGTGGTGACCGCCGATACGTACCGGATATCCGCCGTAGAACAGCTCAAGACGTACGCCGATATCATCGATGTGCCGCTTGAGATTGTTTATACGCCCGACGAGATGAAGGCCGCCCTGTACCGGCACCGCGATAAACGGCTGGTGCTCGTCGATACCGCCGGGCGCAGTCCGCGCAATCATTACCAACTGGCCGAACTGCAGGCGTTGCTTGCCGTAGACCCGTATATCGAAACCCACCTGGTACTGAGCACGACAACCAAGTACGCCGATGCGCTGGAAACGGTCAACCGTTTTTCCGTCTGTTCGCCGCAGAAGTTTCTGTTTACGAAGACCGACGAGGCGACCAATCTCGGCACGCTGTTCAATCTGCTTTACCAGTTCCCGACTACCTTGTCGTACATTACGACCGGCCAGAATGTGCCTGACGATATCGAACTGGCGAATCCTGCCAAGCTTGCTAATATGATTTTGAGGGACTGACATGCGCGATCAAGCGGAGCGGCTGCGGCAACTGGCGCAAGGCTACCAGACCGCGGCCAAGAGCCCGATTATAAAGCAGCCCGATTCACGGGCGCGCGTCATCACCGTCACCAGCGGCAAGGGCGGGGTGGGGAAGACCAACCTTACCGTCAATCTGGCTCTGGCGTTAACCAACCTGGGGCAGAAGGTGCTTATTATCGATGCCGATCTGGGGTTGGCCAATGTGGAGTTCGTGCTTGGGCTGACGCCCAAGTACAATCTTCTCAACCTGCTCGACGACGGTTATAACATTAACGATGTCGTGATGGACGGCCCGCGGGGCGTGAAGTTTATGTCCGGCGGCTCGGGCATCTATGAGTTGGCCAACTTGACCGATGCCCAGATACAGAAGATCATCAATCAGGTGGTGCTGTTCGACCGGTGGGCCAATGTCATTCTCATCGATACCGGCGCCGGGCTGCACCGCAATGTCCTCAATTTTGTGATGGCCGCCGACGAGGTGATTATCATTACGACCCCCGAGCCGACCGCGATCGCCGACGCTTATGCGGTCATGAAGGCGTATGCGGCCCATTACGGGCGCGCGCCGCTCCGCCTGGTGGTGAACCGGGTGCTGGAGATGGACGAGGGGCAGATGGTCGTCGATAAGCTGGGCAAGGTGTCGCAGCGGTTTCTCGGGGTCGGCGTCACCAATCTCGGGTTTGTTTACGAGGATCCGAACGTGCTGAAGGCGGTCAAGAGCCAGGTGCCGGTCATGGTCGCCCACCCGGACACGATTGCCGCCCGCTGTATCGATCACATCGCCCAGCGGCTGCTGTACGGCAAGGAGGTCAATCAGCCGACCGGCATCAAGGGGTTCTTCAGCAAGTTCCTCGATCTGATCCGCTGACCGGAATGTGTCAAAAAGGCGGCGATTATGACGATGAAACGCAATTTTTATACGGTT encodes the following:
- the flhF gene encoding flagellar biosynthesis protein FlhF, whose amino-acid sequence is MKVKVFTASNIQDAMAQVKGDLGRDAVILHTRRFRRGGFLGFFGREMVEVMAALDTPPPAPAPERKAPAQPAVVLQRPSDDDAKVTALQLEISNMRKLIEQVLAKLPRQEKHHHPLYDLLVKNDIDAAIAENLVQGLPDEGPLTGNNPAFVRQLLLERLTNHLQRVEGIVVPESGCKVVAFIGPTGVGKTTTIAKLAANFAFGQGLKVAVVTADTYRISAVEQLKTYADIIDVPLEIVYTPDEMKAALYRHRDKRLVLVDTAGRSPRNHYQLAELQALLAVDPYIETHLVLSTTTKYADALETVNRFSVCSPQKFLFTKTDEATNLGTLFNLLYQFPTTLSYITTGQNVPDDIELANPAKLANMILRD
- a CDS encoding MinD/ParA family protein; translated protein: MRDQAERLRQLAQGYQTAAKSPIIKQPDSRARVITVTSGKGGVGKTNLTVNLALALTNLGQKVLIIDADLGLANVEFVLGLTPKYNLLNLLDDGYNINDVVMDGPRGVKFMSGGSGIYELANLTDAQIQKIINQVVLFDRWANVILIDTGAGLHRNVLNFVMAADEVIIITTPEPTAIADAYAVMKAYAAHYGRAPLRLVVNRVLEMDEGQMVVDKLGKVSQRFLGVGVTNLGFVYEDPNVLKAVKSQVPVMVAHPDTIAARCIDHIAQRLLYGKEVNQPTGIKGFFSKFLDLIR